TAGCGGCTCGACTCGCTTCTCTTCTCACGCTGCTCGCAATCCCGGAGATCTCGTCATGCTCTCGCGACGCACCTTTGTAGCGCAAACCATTGTCACCGGCTCGCTGGGACTCGCTGGTCAGTTCCTTGCCCCAGGCCCAGTGCGGGGGGCTGATTGGCTCGGCTTTCGCGGACCTGGTGGACTCGGAGTGGCTGTCGGAAAAGAGCCTCCGCTCGAGTGGTCGGCAACCAGCAACGTCCGCTGGACCGCTTCCCCACCCGGCGCGGGCAACTCTTCGCCGATCGTCGTCGGCAGTCAGATCATCCTGGCGGGCTACGACGGGTTCAACGTTCCCGGAAGCAGTTCGAGCAGCCCCGAGGCTTTGACGCGCTATCTCGCCGCACTCGACCGCAAAACAGGCAAGCCGCTTTGGAAAACGAACTTCCCCGCGCGTCTTCCCGAGCAGGAGTCGATTCGTGACGAGCATGGCTATGCGACCAACACACCCGCCTGCGATGGCAAGCTGATTGTTGCCTTCTTTGGTAAGTCGGGTGTCGCTGCCTTTGATCTTCAAGGAAAGCAACTTTGGACTGCCGATGTCGGTTCGGGTCTTAATGGTTGGGGCTCTGCTGCTTCCCCCTTAATTCATAAAGACCTGGTTTATATTAATGCCAGTGTCGAGAGCGAACAATTAATTGCGCTCGACAAGAAGACTGGTAAAGAAGTTTGGCGCGCACGAGGAATGAAAGAATCGTGGAATACCCCCGTGATTGTTGAAAATCCCCAAGGAAAAGAAGAGCTAGTGCTTGCTATCTTTGGGAAATTGCTCGCCTTTGATCCCAGCACAGGGACCCCTTTATGGAATTGTGATACCAATATCAGTTGGTATATGGTGCCGGGGCTCGTGTCGCATCAAGGTATTATTTATTGTATTGGTGGCCGGACAGGGGGATCGCTCGCTGTGAAGTCGGGGGGCTCGGGAGATGTGACCGATACGCATCGTGTGTGGGTTGGTAAGAAAGGCTCGAATGTTTCATCGCCCATCTATTATGAGGGTCATCTTTATTTTGCGCACGAGCAATTAGGAATTGTCTACTGCGCCGATGCGAAGACGGGAGAGATTCAGTACGAAGAGCGACTCCCGCGTGCCGCGCAGTTCTATGCCTCGCCGATCCTGGCCGCTAGGCGGGTCTATTACTTGGGGCGGAATGGCCGCTGCTTTGTCGTCGCTGCCAAGCCGTCGTTTGAACTGCTGGCGACCAACGATCTCGAGGCGGGGCGCGAGGTCTTTAACGCCAGCCCGATCGCCCTGGATGGCGAGCTGCTGATTCGGTCGGATCGGAGGCTGTACTGCATCGGCGCGTAGCCTTCATTTATCGATCCCTGCCCAGCCAATCGGGGTGGCTGCACGTAGTCTTCAGCAGCACGCTCGATCTTTGATTTTATAAAAATCGCGACAATTCTTCTTGAAACTTAGCGGAGCGGTTCGGTATAGTGCGGCCATCCGCTGAACGGCTCTCCCCCGTAAGCGAACGATTCTTTGTAGCGCCACACTCTTTCTGGGGGAGCCAAATTGGCTATGAGAGAGCGGGATGATTCGCAGCTGCGCACGTGCAGTCACAGCCGGGGGTATCGCCCCATGAGGCACTATTATGCCGCTCTACTGGCCACCGTTTCGCTGGGGCTTGCCTCCAGTGGCTGTAGTCCCTCCAGCGTCGACGGCCGCTATGGCCTCCAAGGATCGGCGACGTTTCAGGGAGCACCTCTGAAAGTCGGAACGATCGAGCTGAGCAACGACGATCAAACCCAGGTGACCGGCGCCACGATCGCCGACGGTTCGTACTCGGTACCGGCCGCCATGGGCCTCAAGCCGGGCATCTACCGGGTCAAAATCTCTTCTGTGGAAGATGCGCCGGTCGACACGAGCGCGCCTCCTGGCCCCGAAACCATGAACGTGGTGGGGAAGGAGCTGATTCCAGCCGAGTTCAATGTGCAAACCAAACTGACGGCGGAAGTGACCGAAGGTGGTTCGAATACGTTCGACTTTGCGATTCCGTAGGACGGACAAAAACAGCGCTTAGCGCCAGCGCTTGAACCTAAATCGATAGCGCCCGGGAGGCTGCACATTCGTGTG
This window of the Pirellula staleyi DSM 6068 genome carries:
- a CDS encoding PQQ-binding-like beta-propeller repeat protein, which encodes MLSRRTFVAQTIVTGSLGLAGQFLAPGPVRGADWLGFRGPGGLGVAVGKEPPLEWSATSNVRWTASPPGAGNSSPIVVGSQIILAGYDGFNVPGSSSSSPEALTRYLAALDRKTGKPLWKTNFPARLPEQESIRDEHGYATNTPACDGKLIVAFFGKSGVAAFDLQGKQLWTADVGSGLNGWGSAASPLIHKDLVYINASVESEQLIALDKKTGKEVWRARGMKESWNTPVIVENPQGKEELVLAIFGKLLAFDPSTGTPLWNCDTNISWYMVPGLVSHQGIIYCIGGRTGGSLAVKSGGSGDVTDTHRVWVGKKGSNVSSPIYYEGHLYFAHEQLGIVYCADAKTGEIQYEERLPRAAQFYASPILAARRVYYLGRNGRCFVVAAKPSFELLATNDLEAGREVFNASPIALDGELLIRSDRRLYCIGA